GCTAATCTCTACTGGATTGCTACTACCAACTTCGATTGGTTCGAGGCACTAAACGTGGCCGCACGTTTTACGAAGCATTCGCAGTTGACATCAGATTTGCTCGGAAGATCAAAGGCAGAGGCTCTATTGCTTCTAGAAACATCTTCTCAGTGTGTAGTTTCCCATTATCTACTTCAATGAATGCCATTTAGCTGGATGTAATGTTGGGAACCTATAGACCCCTTTTCTCAAGATTTTGTCCATAGTATCTCCACAGAAATGTGCAGTTCTTAAGGGGATGTAGAACACAACACCTAGGCTGAACTCGTAAGATGTACACAGGCAAAGGATCAGAGACATAGGTCTCATAGTTCTAGCTAGCTCTGAAGGGTGTGTACAAGTCTTCGTTGATAGTGTTCATCTACAGATTTCAAGAACAATGGCGTTGTTAGCAGATTTCCTGATTGAACGCACCGAATTGCGATGCATCTTCGATATGTGGACATATTGAGTCACAGTTGACTCATTTCCCTAGTTGTCTTGTCAGACCTCTCTGTAGGACCAATATCTCAGTCATCTGCAGCTTCTGGGATCATCTAACATGGATTTTGGAAGACTTTGGGGACTTTGGGGATTTTCGGTATTCCTTCACCGCCTAGCACTTTCAATGTGAACCTAATCAAATCACTATGACAACCCTATCTCCATTCGTGTCCCCTCATCCTCTTCTCACCTCAGTGCTGGACTCGTGGGGCAAATGGCCGGCCGGTATCTTCGCGGGAAACCTGTACGAGCTGGGACACTACGATGAATGCATCGACCTACGGCACGACTATGGCGGATCGCCTGCGATGGACACTCTAAGGGGCCGCTACTGCTTCCTGACCGTACCGCTCGCTGGTCTGCTTCCTTCCAAACGTCCAACACCACCAACTCAGCGCATCATGCCAGGCACTTCAGGTGGCCCTTTGGCCGCCCACCTCGGCGTATGCATCCCAGCCGCCTGCTCCGCCGAACAGTTCCAGCAGTTTCTCACGCGCATCGTACCTAACCTTCCACCGGTGCAGCTGACCTGCAACGAGATAGCTCCGGCACTCGGACCCGCCCAGTGGGTTGCAATGTAAGTATCGTCCTCAAGCCTCAGGCTCCTCTTCAACAACTGAGAACTAACACTTCGACACACAGTGGAGTCTTCGGCACAGTACTGCTGCTAGCGGCAGCAAGCACACTGTACGAAGCGGTGACACTTTGCCGGCGCCGTACGCCGCACCCCAATCTGGCAATGTTTTCCCTGTACCGAAATGGCCGGAAGCTGCTAGCGACGAGCCGGCGCAACCCGACGGACACGACGGTCAAGTCCAGCACGATCGACTGCATCCACGGCATACGCGTCATCTCGATGGTGTGGGTCGTGTTCAGCCACAACTACGTGCGCATCGGCATGCAGCCGCTCTACAATTCGCACGTCATCCTGTCGGTAAGTTGGTTGACCTGTCTGTCTTGACCTGTCCACCACTCATCTCATCGTTGCGTCATTCTTGCAGTGGCTCGAGTCGTACCATAGCGTGCTGGTCGTAGCGTCCACTGTGTCGGTCGATACTTTCTTCCTGCTGAGCGGGCTGCTCACCTGCTGGAGCATACTGAACGCACTGGACCGGCACGGCCGGCTCAACCTGCCCGTCATGTATCTGCACCGCTATCTGCGGCTAACGCCGGCGCTGGCCGCGATCGTACTGTTCGCCGCCACCCTGATGCGGCACGCCGGCTCTGGCCCGTTCTGGGACGGTGCGATGAGCATGTCGGAGGACCCGTGCCGCCGCTACTGGTGGTCGGCCCTGCTGTACGTGCAGAACTACGTCAACCCGCAGGAGGTGTGCCTCGGCCACACCTGGTACCTGTCGGTAGACATGCAGCTGTACCTGGTGTCGCCCTTCATCGTGTACCCGCTGTGGCGCTGGGGCCGCCGCGTCCTGGCCGCGATCGTTGCCCTCACCGTCGCCTCCATGGTGgccgtgctggtgctgttcTTCGTGCACCATCTGCGCCTGTCCTTTCTGGCGGTGGACGAGGAGCGGCTGCGGCACGTCTACACCTACTACCCGACGCATACGCGCGCCGGCGCCTGGCTGGTGGGCGTCTGCTTCGGCTACGTGCTGCAGCGCACCCGCAAACACTACGTCCCGCTGCCCCGGTGGTCGGTCGGGCTCGGGTGGGCGCTGGCCGCCACCGCCATGCTCGCCGTCCTGTTCGCCGACCACCCGATCCAGCAGCCGGACTACGAGCGGCTGCCGCAGGCCGTCGACGCCATCTACGAGTCGCTCAGCCGGGTGTGCTGGGCGACCGCCGTCGGGTGGGTGGTGTTCGCGTGCGTCAACGGGTACGGTGGTCCGGTCGATCGGCTGCTCGGTGCCACCGTCTGGCAGCCGCTCGGGCGCCTCTCGTACGCGATCTATCTGCTCCACCTCCCAATCCAGCTGATGATGGCGGGCACGGCCCGGCTACCGTACTACTTCACCGACCTGCTCGCCGTGTACCAGTTCTGGGGCGACATCGGGTTCACGCTCACGCTTGCCCTGCTCTGGACGCTGCTGTTCGAGTCGCCGATCATTGGCCTGGAGCGGATGCTGTTCGGGCGCCGCCGCGACCCATCGAAACGTACGTGTTGTTCGCGCGCACAGTGCGTGGCATTTGCATGGATTTCTTATTTCCGCTTTTGATTCTTCTCACAGGCACGCCACAGGAGAAGGGGCCAGCTAGCGTGGAAAATGGCAACGAGGCAAGGGTGATACCGAAATCTCTCTCACTAACGTTACAAACCGCTCGTCTGTAGTATCGCCCGTTCCCGTTCCCATACGCTCCTGTCATCGCAACCAGTTTTGTAGTTTAATCTCCcattttctctcactctctatctctccaaACTCTTTGTTGGGTACAAACTGCTTCAGATTCAAAGAGCTGAATGAGTCTTTGAGACGATTCAAGGAATTCGGTTCTCCGATAAGCGATTCCACGAGTCTAGAAGGTTTCATTGCGTTGTGAGAGAGTTATGAATCTTCAACGATACAAAAACTTCAGAAAATTAAAACCCATAGATCCTTGAAGAATCAAGAATAGTTACAACCTCATCTGGGAGAGTTATCTTTAACAATTAATGAACTTCTAAAGGATGTCAGATTGTTGATGATTCTTCAAGCATCTGATCTTCAAGAACTTGTCTGATGCAATTGGCATGCTGGGttttatgaatctttcgttAAGATTCATTCATGGGATTCTTCAACGATTcgtgattcgaatctcgaatcgaatcccctaagatttatgaatctccaaggattcacgAGTCTTCACATGATACATTGGTAAACTCGCACTAACTTAACGCCATgctcgtcgtgggttcaagcctctcATGGACCGttccccgtagcaaaacaagcTATCCGGTTGCGTGTtacttgccaagaagtctCAAAAGtctgtataggctggcatgaccacgAAGGTTATTACGCCAAGAAGAACAATAAGAAGAAGTTCAAGCTCTATGAATCTTTAGAAATATTTGAGGCCCttaagattcataaatccccctgagattcgtgaatctttcga
The Anopheles arabiensis isolate DONGOLA chromosome X, AaraD3, whole genome shotgun sequence DNA segment above includes these coding regions:
- the LOC120905751 gene encoding nose resistant to fluoxetine protein 6-like, with the protein product MLRRLVWLLFGGVLPYVLALADPHPSIDFGVIVNALQSANVTRQQPTETPCDRELLALVAGVQAKEFWAVKLLDSWGKWPAGIFAGNLYELGHYDECIDLRHDYGGSPAMDTLRGRYCFLTVPLAGLLPSKRPTPPTQRIMPGTSGGPLAAHLGVCIPAACSAEQFQQFLTRIVPNLPPVQLTCNEIAPALGPAQWVAIGVFGTVLLLAAASTLYEAVTLCRRRTPHPNLAMFSLYRNGRKLLATSRRNPTDTTVKSSTIDCIHGIRVISMVWVVFSHNYVRIGMQPLYNSHVILSWLESYHSVLVVASTVSVDTFFLLSGLLTCWSILNALDRHGRLNLPVMYLHRYLRLTPALAAIVLFAATLMRHAGSGPFWDGAMSMSEDPCRRYWWSALLYVQNYVNPQEVCLGHTWYLSVDMQLYLVSPFIVYPLWRWGRRVLAAIVALTVASMVAVLVLFFVHHLRLSFLAVDEERLRHVYTYYPTHTRAGAWLVGVCFGYVLQRTRKHYVPLPRWSVGLGWALAATAMLAVLFADHPIQQPDYERLPQAVDAIYESLSRVCWATAVGWVVFACVNGYGGPVDRLLGATVWQPLGRLSYAIYLLHLPIQLMMAGTARLPYYFTDLLAVYQFWGDIGFTLTLALLWTLLFESPIIGLERMLFGRRRDPSKRTPQEKGPASVENGNEARVIPKSLSLTLQTARL